The Candidatus Nanohalococcus occultus genome contains a region encoding:
- the aspS gene encoding aspartate--tRNA(Asn) ligase, with protein sequence MLKRQYTRDITPDMDGEEVAVAGWAHEIRDLGGITFILLRDREGTIQAVFKEDENEELFEKAQEVGREDVIMIEGTVKESDQAPGDRELMPTSLEIIGDAEQPLPMEVSKDIDSDRATRLDNRFMDLRRPEIHAIFSLRSHLIESMEEYFDKNDYINIQTPNIAKMGAEGGAELFPVVYYGEEAFLSQSPQLYKQMLMAAGFDKVYETGTAFRAENSNTSRHVSEISMFDVELAFIEDQDDVMDVLENSLRYTLEETAKKSADDLEELGVELTVPEEDFPRISFEEARRILKEEYDYEPAEEDDLDTKGEKLLGEHFEEQGHPAFFVIGYPGEKFYYMEAREGDKYGSRRFDLIYKGLELASGGQREHDMDKLMAAIEEEGIDPEDISFYLESFKFGMPPHGGYGLGLDRLVRQVAELDNVKEGILFPRDPDRLTP encoded by the coding sequence ATGCTGAAACGACAATACACACGCGATATTACACCAGACATGGACGGCGAAGAAGTAGCCGTCGCAGGCTGGGCGCACGAAATAAGAGATCTAGGAGGAATCACCTTCATCCTGTTAAGAGACAGGGAAGGCACAATCCAGGCAGTTTTCAAGGAAGACGAAAACGAAGAGCTATTCGAGAAAGCACAGGAAGTCGGCCGAGAGGACGTCATAATGATCGAAGGAACAGTCAAAGAATCCGATCAGGCACCAGGTGACCGCGAGCTAATGCCAACCTCGCTTGAAATCATCGGAGACGCCGAACAACCGCTTCCAATGGAAGTATCGAAGGACATCGACTCGGATAGAGCAACAAGACTCGACAACCGGTTCATGGACCTCAGAAGACCGGAGATCCACGCAATCTTCTCACTAAGAAGTCATTTAATCGAGTCAATGGAAGAGTACTTCGATAAAAACGATTACATCAACATCCAGACACCTAACATCGCAAAGATGGGTGCTGAAGGCGGAGCAGAGCTTTTCCCAGTAGTCTACTACGGAGAAGAAGCATTCCTAAGCCAATCACCTCAGCTATACAAGCAGATGCTGATGGCAGCAGGCTTCGATAAAGTATACGAGACAGGAACCGCATTCCGCGCAGAAAACTCGAATACTTCCAGACACGTCTCCGAGATCTCCATGTTCGACGTCGAGCTAGCGTTCATCGAAGACCAAGACGACGTCATGGACGTACTGGAAAACTCGCTGCGTTACACACTAGAAGAGACAGCGAAAAAATCCGCTGACGATCTAGAAGAACTCGGCGTAGAGCTGACAGTGCCGGAAGAAGACTTCCCACGGATCAGCTTCGAGGAAGCCCGCAGAATCCTCAAAGAAGAGTATGACTACGAACCAGCAGAAGAAGACGATCTAGACACGAAAGGAGAGAAACTGCTTGGAGAACACTTCGAAGAACAAGGACATCCAGCCTTCTTCGTAATCGGTTACCCTGGCGAGAAGTTCTACTACATGGAAGCCCGTGAAGGAGACAAGTATGGATCCCGACGTTTCGATCTTATCTACAAGGGACTTGAACTGGCATCCGGCGGACAGCGAGAGCATGACATGGACAAGCTCATGGCAGCGATCGAAGAGGAAGGAATCGACCCTGAGGACATAAGCTTCTACCTAGAATCGTTCAAGTTCGGAATGCCACCTCACGGAGGCTACGGACTAGGCCTCGACAGACTGGTCAGACAGGTCGCCGAACTGGACAACGTCAAGGAAGGAATCCTGTTCCCAAGAGATCCGGACCGACTAACACCGTAA
- a CDS encoding peptidylprolyl isomerase, translated as MLFQSKTMSKEVRASHILVENEQHATQIKREMEKDEGTFEEMAKEHSDCPSSKKGGDLGFFGRGKMAKPFEKKAFSMDVDEISEPVETQFGWHLIKKTDER; from the coding sequence ATTCTCTTCCAAAGCAAAACCATGAGCAAGGAAGTACGTGCGTCACATATTCTAGTTGAAAACGAACAGCATGCGACACAAATCAAAAGAGAGATGGAAAAAGACGAAGGAACCTTCGAGGAAATGGCCAAGGAACACTCTGACTGTCCTTCAAGCAAGAAAGGCGGCGACCTAGGATTCTTCGGCCGCGGGAAGATGGCCAAGCCTTTCGAGAAGAAAGCCTTCAGCATGGACGTAGATGAGATCAGCGAGCCTGTGGAAACACAGTTCGGATGGCATCTCATAAAGAAAACCGACGAGAGATAG
- the scpB gene encoding SMC-Scp complex subunit ScpB, giving the protein MDEKKARLEAAFFLADKPVDREEIADILDLGSMGYVETLVNDVREDLEEEHRGLELVETPEGYELKVKKGHIQHVSHLAPHQDLNQGELRTLALIAYNAPVEQTDIVEIRGNRAYQHVKELVKRGFLSKEKDGRTAILDVTDQFLEYFDFDSVDQFKQEYENEEQGRDADQQGVEMF; this is encoded by the coding sequence ATGGACGAGAAAAAAGCAAGACTTGAGGCAGCATTCTTCCTCGCGGACAAACCTGTCGATAGAGAGGAGATCGCAGATATTCTTGATCTCGGATCAATGGGTTACGTAGAGACGCTCGTAAACGACGTGCGGGAAGACCTAGAGGAAGAACACCGCGGGCTTGAACTTGTCGAGACACCGGAAGGATACGAATTGAAGGTGAAAAAAGGCCACATACAGCACGTTTCACATCTAGCACCGCATCAAGACCTCAACCAGGGAGAGCTACGTACACTTGCCTTGATTGCTTATAATGCTCCTGTCGAGCAGACCGATATCGTTGAGATCCGTGGAAACCGCGCCTACCAGCATGTAAAGGAGCTTGTGAAACGAGGATTCTTATCGAAGGAAAAAGACGGGCGTACAGCGATACTCGATGTCACAGACCAGTTTTTGGAGTACTTTGACTTTGATTCAGTCGATCAGTTCAAACAGGAGTATGAGAACGAAGAGCAGGGACGGGACGCAGATCAGCAAGGCGTTGAGATGTTCTAA
- a CDS encoding chromosome segregation SMC family protein — translation MAEAQAVEQQEEKEYSPGDTKIKKVTSKGFKSFQQKTAVPFYEGLTAIVGENGNGKSNVIDAISFVFGRRSSKLRAEKLEQLIFNGGDSRKPADYALVTITLDNSSGIFDEFLEDEEETDEIKVGRKVTRAGSSMYKFMGTNCKRSKIDEIARKANIDPEGYHFVRQGKVTEIVEQSNVARRQVIDELSGVAEFDRKKEAALEELEEVESKLQEQELLLEEKESRLEKLKEEKELALKYRELEKRKEKLEASTLEVRKRALSNQLANLNTDVSDKRERLEEVSQKLEEIDAEIENKQDRIEEIEDKQTEGNDIAHLENKIEKKKGEISNKRDKLEDLEETIEELEKMQSRSNTGSKAVNAVLQLDDDRVIGAVQDLVSVQDKFAVAIETAAGSRMNNVVVENSSAATDAINYLKRQNIGRATMLPMDKINQKSKSAKSKMAKKKKGVIDYASNLINYNNDYQKAIDYVFSDTLVAEDLDSVKNIDGVRVVTLDGDIMSRGGAMTGGKKKKKRGNSKKLSSSLDPEEKKKEKKKVKEKIEDLQKDVAELKRMKKNRESKQETDQELKEERKQLREALKDIRGERQELYSEKQRLKTKIDNEKGKKPKLKAELSNIKEDMEEFDFDTDELKTDSSPEDLKKKKKQLLRKQNSMGPVNMRAIDEYKKKSEEFESFKQTVSEIRQEKLEIEDMIDEIDQRKRSRFMDTLTQIQDSFSEIFTQLFEGGNGELVLEDDDIEKGLKIRAQPPGKEPHIIDALSGGEKTMTAIAFVFAILEYEESPFYLMDEIDAALDKTNSKLLSELLKDYAAENQFIVISHNDITVRHAERAYGISMRDGVSKVRSIELDA, via the coding sequence ATGGCCGAGGCACAAGCAGTCGAGCAACAGGAGGAGAAGGAATACAGTCCTGGCGATACCAAGATCAAGAAGGTTACATCGAAAGGTTTCAAGTCTTTTCAGCAGAAAACCGCTGTCCCGTTTTACGAAGGACTTACAGCCATCGTCGGAGAGAACGGGAACGGCAAATCCAACGTTATCGATGCTATAAGCTTTGTGTTCGGCCGACGAAGCTCCAAACTGAGAGCCGAAAAACTCGAACAGCTAATCTTCAACGGCGGAGACTCCCGTAAACCCGCAGACTACGCGCTTGTAACTATCACACTGGATAACTCCTCTGGTATTTTCGATGAGTTCCTGGAAGACGAGGAGGAAACCGATGAGATCAAGGTAGGCCGCAAGGTCACCAGAGCCGGTTCTTCCATGTATAAGTTCATGGGAACTAACTGTAAACGCTCTAAGATCGATGAGATCGCACGTAAAGCAAATATTGATCCGGAAGGATACCACTTTGTCCGGCAGGGAAAGGTAACAGAGATTGTAGAGCAGTCAAACGTTGCTCGCCGGCAGGTAATCGATGAGCTTTCCGGAGTCGCCGAGTTCGATAGAAAAAAAGAGGCAGCACTCGAGGAACTGGAGGAAGTCGAATCAAAATTACAGGAACAGGAGCTTTTGCTGGAGGAAAAGGAAAGCAGGCTCGAAAAGTTAAAGGAGGAAAAGGAGCTGGCGTTAAAGTACCGCGAGCTCGAAAAACGGAAGGAAAAGCTGGAGGCCTCGACCTTGGAAGTGCGGAAGCGCGCGCTTTCCAACCAGCTAGCAAACCTGAATACAGATGTATCCGATAAAAGAGAACGGCTAGAAGAGGTAAGCCAGAAGCTCGAGGAGATCGATGCCGAAATAGAAAATAAGCAGGATCGGATCGAGGAAATTGAGGACAAACAGACTGAAGGCAACGACATTGCGCATCTTGAAAACAAGATAGAGAAAAAGAAAGGAGAGATATCGAACAAACGTGACAAACTCGAGGACCTAGAGGAGACAATCGAGGAGCTTGAGAAAATGCAGAGCCGGTCGAATACAGGCTCGAAAGCGGTCAACGCAGTACTACAGCTTGACGATGACCGCGTTATCGGTGCGGTACAGGATCTGGTTAGCGTACAGGATAAGTTCGCGGTCGCTATTGAGACGGCGGCAGGCTCACGTATGAACAACGTTGTCGTTGAGAACTCGAGTGCGGCAACGGATGCGATCAATTACCTGAAACGTCAGAACATCGGCCGGGCGACAATGCTGCCGATGGATAAGATCAACCAGAAATCCAAAAGCGCCAAATCGAAGATGGCGAAGAAAAAGAAAGGCGTGATTGATTATGCGTCTAACTTGATTAACTACAACAACGACTACCAGAAAGCAATCGATTACGTTTTCTCCGATACATTGGTGGCCGAAGACCTTGATTCAGTTAAAAACATCGATGGCGTCCGCGTTGTAACCCTGGACGGCGATATTATGTCCCGTGGCGGAGCGATGACCGGAGGTAAGAAGAAAAAGAAACGCGGGAACTCGAAGAAGCTCTCAAGCTCTCTTGACCCTGAGGAAAAGAAAAAGGAAAAGAAGAAAGTCAAGGAAAAGATCGAGGACCTTCAGAAAGACGTCGCCGAACTCAAACGGATGAAGAAAAACCGGGAGAGCAAACAGGAAACCGATCAAGAGCTTAAAGAAGAGCGTAAACAGCTGCGGGAAGCCCTGAAAGATATCCGAGGTGAACGCCAAGAGCTTTACAGCGAAAAACAGCGTTTGAAGACCAAGATCGACAACGAGAAAGGCAAGAAACCTAAGCTGAAAGCAGAGCTATCGAACATAAAGGAAGACATGGAAGAGTTTGATTTTGATACCGATGAGTTGAAAACTGATAGCTCTCCGGAGGATCTGAAAAAGAAGAAAAAACAGCTCTTGCGCAAGCAGAACTCGATGGGGCCGGTCAACATGCGTGCGATCGACGAATACAAGAAAAAAAGCGAGGAGTTCGAATCATTCAAGCAGACGGTCTCGGAGATTCGGCAGGAAAAACTGGAGATCGAGGACATGATAGATGAGATAGACCAGCGGAAGCGAAGCAGGTTTATGGACACACTGACTCAGATACAGGATTCTTTCAGCGAGATATTCACTCAGCTGTTCGAAGGAGGTAACGGAGAGCTAGTCTTGGAAGATGACGACATTGAGAAAGGTTTGAAGATCCGAGCGCAGCCACCAGGCAAGGAACCGCACATCATCGATGCTTTAAGCGGAGGAGAAAAGACTATGACCGCGATCGCATTCGTCTTCGCAATCCTTGAGTACGAGGAATCTCCTTTCTACCTGATGGATGAGATCGATGCCGCACTGGATAAAACCAACTCGAAGCTTCTCTCGGAGCTGCTAAAAGACTATGCTGCCGAAAACCAGTTCATCGTTATCAGCCACAACGACATCACAGTAAGGCACGCAGAACGAGCTTACGGAATCTCGATGAGAGACGGAGTCTCGAAGGTTAGAAGCATCGAACTGGATGCATAA
- a CDS encoding histidine phosphatase family protein, translating into MCVVLIRHGETEHNAKDSITGQLDVSLNKYGVEQAEKAANRLEKYSFDAAYSSDLERTYETTKIIAERHGLEPQRYKEFRERGFGEHEGRPKDDWRKVVREHDGDRHFLKPDGGESLREVGERFVGKLDELREKHGEDETILVGGHSVALKATLMEILNLSGEGYNKLSQDNTGLTEIKHSEKRGWKLVRMNDTAHLE; encoded by the coding sequence ATGTGTGTGGTCCTGATCCGACATGGCGAGACCGAACATAATGCTAAAGACTCTATCACAGGCCAGCTAGATGTGAGCCTGAACAAATATGGGGTTGAGCAGGCTGAAAAGGCAGCGAATAGACTTGAAAAATACAGTTTCGATGCTGCTTACTCCAGCGATCTAGAGAGAACATACGAGACCACCAAGATCATAGCTGAAAGACACGGACTGGAGCCTCAAAGATACAAAGAGTTCCGGGAAAGAGGTTTCGGAGAGCACGAGGGAAGACCAAAAGACGATTGGCGCAAAGTGGTAAGAGAACATGACGGCGACCGTCACTTCCTGAAACCTGATGGAGGGGAAAGTCTGAGAGAGGTCGGAGAGCGGTTCGTTGGAAAGCTAGATGAGCTAAGGGAAAAACACGGCGAGGACGAGACTATCTTGGTAGGTGGACACAGCGTAGCTCTGAAAGCAACTCTGATGGAAATCCTGAATCTAAGCGGAGAAGGATACAACAAGCTTTCACAGGACAACACAGGTTTGACCGAAATAAAGCACAGTGAAAAAAGAGGCTGGAAACTAGTTCGAATGAACGATACCGCACACCTAGAATAA
- a CDS encoding 30S ribosomal protein S13 translates to MSEVREIVRIARTDIDGTKPIAKAIRSLSGVGDMYGNAIAKVLEFDTETKIGSLSDEEIDQIEETIKSPEEAGVPAWVRNRRKDRETGEDRHLIGSDLELRKEFDIRRYKEIGSYVGWRHEIGLPVRGQKTKSSFRSGSKIGVSRARLQEEASPDGGDE, encoded by the coding sequence ATGTCAGAAGTCCGTGAAATTGTAAGAATTGCGAGAACCGATATCGATGGAACCAAACCGATAGCTAAAGCTATCCGCTCACTAAGTGGCGTTGGCGACATGTACGGTAATGCTATCGCTAAAGTACTAGAATTCGATACAGAGACCAAGATCGGATCTCTAAGCGATGAAGAAATCGATCAAATTGAAGAAACAATCAAGAGTCCGGAAGAAGCTGGAGTTCCAGCATGGGTAAGAAACCGGAGAAAAGATAGAGAAACAGGAGAAGACCGTCATCTAATCGGTTCCGACCTCGAGCTACGTAAGGAGTTCGATATCAGACGTTACAAGGAAATCGGTTCCTACGTCGGATGGAGACACGAGATCGGTCTGCCAGTACGCGGACAGAAGACAAAGTCCTCATTCAGATCCGGAAGCAAGATCGGAGTTTCCCGAGCAAGACTTCAGGAAGAGGCATCGCCTGACGGAGGAGACGAATAA
- a CDS encoding 30S ribosomal protein S4, translating into MVKKLNKQYETPNEGWNEERINREDSLKEDYGLSKKQEIHKAQSQVRDLRRQARKLAAAEDENRTQKFLGKVNRLGLIREDDHLEDVLSLKVTDILDRRLQTAVNRRGFSDTASEARQLVVHGHVYVDGQRVTVPSYLLTQEEEKEVELRMPEPEEEPEEVEEETEEAEEEASEESEETTEEDEE; encoded by the coding sequence ATGGTAAAGAAACTCAACAAGCAGTACGAGACACCGAACGAAGGATGGAACGAAGAAAGAATCAACAGAGAGGACTCGTTGAAGGAAGACTACGGTCTTTCCAAGAAACAGGAGATTCACAAGGCACAGAGCCAGGTAAGAGATCTCAGACGGCAGGCACGGAAGCTTGCTGCTGCTGAAGACGAGAACCGAACGCAGAAGTTCCTGGGAAAGGTTAACAGACTCGGACTGATCAGAGAAGACGATCACCTTGAAGACGTTCTATCTCTGAAGGTAACAGACATACTAGATAGAAGACTACAGACAGCTGTCAACAGAAGAGGTTTCTCGGATACAGCATCCGAAGCCCGACAGCTTGTTGTCCACGGACACGTCTACGTCGATGGACAGCGCGTAACGGTTCCAAGCTACCTTCTTACACAGGAAGAAGAGAAGGAAGTCGAACTCAGAATGCCTGAGCCGGAAGAGGAACCAGAGGAAGTTGAAGAAGAGACAGAAGAAGCAGAGGAAGAAGCTTCTGAAGAATCAGAGGAGACAACGGAGGAAGATGAAGAATGA
- a CDS encoding 30S ribosomal protein S11, with translation MTRKGIVNIYSSFNNTIIHVTDATGAETIARISAGMVTDKGRMQGEPFPAMKAAKQATEEAKEKGIEQVDIQVRAPGGSKAKMPGKGAQPAIRAISRSDLDVGDIEDVTPVPHDGCRAKGGKRGRRV, from the coding sequence ATGACTCGTAAAGGAATTGTAAACATTTACTCAAGTTTCAACAACACAATAATTCACGTAACCGATGCCACAGGAGCTGAGACAATCGCAAGGATCTCAGCAGGAATGGTTACGGACAAAGGCCGTATGCAGGGAGAGCCTTTCCCAGCTATGAAGGCCGCAAAGCAAGCCACAGAGGAAGCCAAGGAGAAGGGTATCGAACAGGTCGATATTCAGGTTCGTGCGCCCGGTGGATCAAAGGCAAAGATGCCTGGTAAAGGCGCACAGCCAGCGATCAGAGCTATCTCCAGAAGCGATCTAGACGTTGGAGACATCGAAGACGTAACACCTGTACCGCACGATGGCTGTAGAGCCAAGGGCGGAAAACGCGGAAGAAGGGTGTAA